From Bacillus basilensis, a single genomic window includes:
- a CDS encoding LrgB family protein, giving the protein MIGFLCLLLTLFTYWISKKMYQRWNWSLLSPLLVCPIILIALLLGLDTPYETYETGGQWLTELLKPATVAFAWPIYKYFDLLKKHGMAILLNVIVGSFLSVITSALLANYFQIDSSLEHSLAPHIVTTPIAMAISEMIGGMSQLTAVFVVLTALTGALLGPSLIRICRIKTALAKGIMLGTSANGTGTSKAFEIGPVEGTIASLSMLLTAGASLVIVPLFLSWIH; this is encoded by the coding sequence ATGATTGGCTTCCTTTGTTTATTATTAACACTATTCACATATTGGATATCGAAGAAAATGTATCAACGCTGGAATTGGAGCTTACTTTCTCCTCTTCTCGTCTGTCCTATTATTTTAATTGCTTTATTACTCGGACTAGACACACCTTATGAAACATATGAAACTGGCGGCCAATGGTTAACAGAATTATTAAAGCCTGCAACAGTTGCTTTTGCATGGCCAATCTATAAATACTTTGATTTACTCAAGAAACATGGAATGGCTATTTTACTTAATGTCATTGTCGGTTCGTTTTTATCAGTTATTACTTCAGCACTACTAGCAAATTATTTTCAAATTGATTCATCGTTAGAACATAGTTTAGCGCCTCATATTGTAACAACACCAATTGCAATGGCCATTTCAGAAATGATTGGTGGTATGTCACAATTAACAGCTGTATTTGTTGTTTTAACTGCATTAACAGGAGCATTGCTCGGTCCTTCTCTCATACGTATATGTCGTATTAAAACAGCGCTCGCAAAAGGCATTATGTTAGGCACGAGCGCAAATGGCACCGGTACATCAAAAGCATTTGAAATCGGTCCTGTAGAAGGAACAATCGCCAGTTTATCCATGCTTTTAACAGCAGGAGCTAGTTTAGTTATCGTTCCGCTTTTCTTATCGTGGATACATTAA
- a CDS encoding sulfite exporter TauE/SafE family protein, with product MQGRIWWIIGLLEGEFVAIIITMLVMGVLLGFVGAGGAGFIIAILTLVFHIPIHVALATSLTAMAFTTLSGVISHYREGNVVFTIGGIVGGCGALGSYIGSKIGSLIPPHLLHWFTAGMLFLSAIFMCIKLIKFQNREELLLAEIKDFSKENIMKCICLGLVTGIMAGSFGIGSAPFIQLGLMVLLGLTIQQSVGTTMLVILPIAIGGGLGYSSEGYLDYILLLQVLIGTMLGAYIGAKFTNYAPRMLLKLSMIMTPVLAGCMLLIE from the coding sequence ATGCAAGGAAGAATATGGTGGATAATTGGATTACTGGAGGGAGAGTTTGTGGCAATTATTATAACGATGTTAGTAATGGGAGTTTTATTAGGATTTGTTGGAGCAGGGGGAGCTGGTTTTATTATCGCAATACTCACTTTAGTATTCCACATTCCTATTCACGTTGCGCTTGCAACGTCTTTAACTGCCATGGCATTTACGACATTATCTGGGGTTATAAGTCATTATCGCGAAGGAAATGTTGTATTTACTATAGGCGGGATTGTTGGTGGATGTGGAGCACTGGGTTCTTATATCGGTTCAAAAATTGGTTCACTTATACCACCGCATCTTCTTCATTGGTTTACAGCTGGGATGTTATTTTTATCTGCAATTTTTATGTGTATTAAATTAATTAAGTTTCAAAATAGGGAAGAATTACTTTTAGCAGAAATTAAAGATTTTTCGAAAGAAAACATAATGAAATGTATATGCCTTGGATTAGTCACTGGAATTATGGCTGGTTCATTTGGGATTGGTTCTGCACCATTTATTCAACTTGGATTAATGGTTCTATTAGGATTAACGATTCAGCAATCTGTAGGAACAACAATGCTTGTTATATTGCCGATTGCGATTGGAGGTGGGCTGGGATATAGTTCAGAAGGGTACCTAGATTATATATTATTATTGCAAGTATTAATTGGGACGATGTTAGGAGCGTATATCGGGGCGAAGTTTACAAATTATGCACCACGTATGCTTTTGAAGCTTTCAATGATTATGACACCAGTTTTAGCGGGATGTATGTTATTGATAGAGTGA
- a CDS encoding FtsX-like permease family protein, which produces MSVCRLVRKNIRTFAAKRMKQFMWIAMSTMILFFMISLQFNEVVAVGLGTTLLFQMYFYTLFIVVILICMFIIYKMTYSFLLVRREEFQTYVARNRKRNDVLCLLCQEQLFIYGAAFVFGLVNGMLFLKLFTIIFMKIAGIQGINSAPITIYAIVVVSIIMIVIFLLSMLQCFRFIQSLQDKNPFHFKEKA; this is translated from the coding sequence ATGTCTGTATGTCGGTTAGTGAGAAAAAATATAAGAACATTTGCTGCCAAAAGGATGAAGCAATTCATGTGGATTGCTATGAGTACTATGATTTTATTTTTTATGATATCGCTACAATTTAATGAAGTAGTTGCTGTGGGATTAGGGACTACACTTTTATTTCAAATGTATTTTTACACGCTGTTTATCGTAGTCATTTTAATATGTATGTTTATTATATATAAAATGACGTATTCTTTTCTGCTAGTGAGGAGAGAGGAATTCCAAACATATGTAGCAAGGAATAGGAAGAGAAATGACGTACTATGTTTATTATGTCAGGAGCAATTATTTATTTATGGAGCAGCATTTGTTTTTGGGTTAGTTAATGGGATGTTATTTTTGAAATTATTTACGATTATCTTTATGAAAATAGCAGGAATACAAGGGATAAATAGTGCACCGATTACAATATATGCAATAGTAGTTGTTAGTATAATTATGATCGTTATCTTCCTATTATCGATGCTGCAATGTTTTCGATTTATTCAAAGTTTACAAGATAAAAATCCATTTCATTTCAAGGAAAAGGCATGA
- the alsR gene encoding acetoin biosynthesis transcriptional regulator AlsR translates to MELRHLQYFVVVAEELHFGRAAARLQMTQPPLSQQIQQLEKEMGVMLFSRTKRKVELTEAGEMFLKEVKKAFEQIEKAVEIAQSAQRGEVGSLSIGFVGAAIYDILPSIVREYRKKFPRVSVALHELSTPDQVHALHDNRIDIGFLRPPIPTQLLELEPIQKLSCTLCLPKAHPLAEKDEIHIEDLRDEPFVFITRPVWPALYDTILSLCREVGFSPRIVQEATEYQTVMGLVAAGIGITVIPVSANKLYKTEVVYKELYDSNFVAEMSVAYKKMNSNPELLEFLKIAREKKRIEVEDENN, encoded by the coding sequence ATGGAATTACGGCATTTGCAATATTTTGTTGTAGTGGCAGAGGAGTTACACTTTGGACGAGCAGCTGCTCGTTTACAAATGACACAACCACCGCTTAGTCAACAAATTCAGCAATTAGAAAAAGAAATGGGAGTTATGTTATTTTCAAGAACGAAGAGAAAGGTTGAATTAACAGAAGCTGGAGAAATGTTTTTGAAAGAAGTAAAAAAAGCGTTCGAACAAATTGAAAAAGCGGTAGAGATTGCACAAAGTGCCCAAAGGGGAGAAGTGGGCTCACTTTCAATTGGTTTTGTAGGTGCGGCGATATATGATATTTTACCATCTATCGTAAGGGAGTATAGAAAGAAATTTCCGAGGGTATCTGTTGCATTACATGAATTATCTACTCCAGATCAAGTGCATGCACTTCATGATAATCGTATTGATATTGGATTTTTGCGTCCACCAATCCCAACACAATTATTAGAATTAGAGCCAATTCAAAAACTATCTTGTACGTTATGTTTACCGAAGGCTCATCCACTTGCAGAGAAAGATGAAATACATATAGAAGATTTACGGGATGAACCGTTTGTATTTATTACGAGACCAGTATGGCCAGCTTTGTATGATACAATTTTATCCCTTTGTAGAGAAGTTGGATTTAGCCCGCGTATTGTGCAAGAAGCAACGGAATATCAAACAGTTATGGGACTTGTAGCAGCAGGGATTGGAATTACAGTAATACCCGTATCGGCAAATAAATTATATAAAACAGAAGTTGTATATAAAGAGCTATATGATTCTAATTTTGTTGCAGAAATGTCAGTAGCTTACAAAAAAATGAATAGCAATCCCGAGCTTTTGGAGTTTTTAAAAATTGCAAGAGAGAAGAAAAGAATAGAAGTTGAGGATGAGAATAATTAA
- a CDS encoding BC1881 family protein, translating to MKAIPTDVLSKELMEREGVISITVKEFEKIEVAGVVVAGPAVILINQD from the coding sequence GTGAAAGCAATACCGACTGATGTCCTGAGTAAAGAATTGATGGAAAGAGAAGGCGTTATATCTATTACAGTAAAGGAATTTGAAAAGATAGAAGTAGCTGGAGTAGTAGTTGCTGGCCCCGCTGTTATTTTGATTAATCAAGATTAA
- a CDS encoding CidA/LrgA family holin-like protein — protein sequence MKWWKLSGQILLLFCFAWTGEWIAKQAHLPVPGSIIGIFLLLISLKFNLVKKEWIQDGADFLLKELILFFIPSAVAVIRYKDTLSQYGIDLILIIMISTLCVTLVTGLLTELLLKRKGSVQ from the coding sequence ATGAAATGGTGGAAATTAAGCGGACAAATTTTACTATTATTTTGTTTCGCTTGGACAGGTGAATGGATTGCAAAACAGGCACACCTCCCAGTTCCAGGAAGTATAATCGGTATTTTTCTATTGTTAATTTCGTTAAAATTTAACCTAGTGAAAAAAGAGTGGATACAGGACGGAGCAGACTTTTTATTAAAAGAACTTATTTTATTTTTCATTCCTTCTGCAGTCGCTGTTATACGCTACAAAGATACACTATCACAATATGGAATCGATCTCATTTTAATTATTATGATTAGTACACTTTGCGTCACTCTCGTTACAGGACTCTTAACAGAATTGCTACTAAAACGGAAAGGATCCGTGCAATGA
- a CDS encoding S-layer homology domain-containing protein translates to MKKGFYNVLAASIVFSMVTIPNYSYANEFEKTVTVSPEEQALKSIENHMKDEDGRGEDKGVRNEVQGEFLVHIVKEVPLYDSSNFQKETGIRISNQVVKAEKRKGNAYYVQTSSGAGWIQNSEGNVEVKEIHSLLSEKLVVNEETSTYSEPFASYKEENVLEPQTIQAIGQAGEWFQVKINNEIKWIHSPSAKFEGTKASLIQDAAPTRTKRAAVMYAAPLEEKTTDIYGVPLKEMIVPKGNENIRPGYAMNPKYITIHETDNYSVGANARNHALYLYNQATGTEDRSASWHFTVDDKEIYQHLPLNENAWHAGDGAEGTGNRESIAIEIAVNEDGDYNKAVENARKLAAYLMGELNIPLENVKKHQFWSGKNCPAIMIKNNAWEPFLQGTKVYYDANHKDDITGGWYEADIRELDKLGIMVGDGKGSYWPERLVTRGEFANFISRSLQLPEGTSNFNDLNTAHPSLIDGINRAASAGIISGRGNGIFAPNDTIKRDEAVIMIDRALQYKKIKGNLAPLPFSDQDLAYDKQAVQRVYGLGIVKGNENNEFMPKGSATRGESAAFINRMLKVIESK, encoded by the coding sequence ATGAAAAAAGGATTTTATAATGTTTTAGCTGCATCAATTGTATTTAGTATGGTAACGATTCCGAATTATTCCTATGCTAATGAGTTTGAAAAAACTGTTACAGTGTCACCTGAAGAACAAGCTTTAAAAAGTATTGAAAACCATATGAAAGATGAAGATGGTAGAGGAGAAGATAAAGGAGTAAGAAATGAAGTGCAAGGTGAGTTTCTTGTACATATAGTTAAAGAAGTACCTTTATACGATTCTAGTAATTTTCAAAAAGAGACAGGGATTCGTATTTCGAATCAAGTCGTAAAAGCTGAGAAGAGAAAAGGAAACGCTTACTATGTTCAAACTTCATCTGGAGCTGGATGGATACAAAATAGTGAGGGGAATGTAGAAGTTAAAGAAATTCATTCGTTATTAAGTGAAAAGTTAGTTGTAAATGAAGAAACCTCTACATACTCTGAACCATTTGCATCATACAAAGAAGAAAATGTACTGGAGCCACAAACTATTCAAGCAATTGGACAGGCGGGAGAATGGTTCCAAGTAAAAATAAATAATGAGATAAAATGGATTCATTCACCTTCAGCAAAATTTGAAGGCACAAAAGCGTCGCTTATTCAAGACGCAGCACCAACACGTACAAAACGTGCAGCAGTTATGTATGCTGCACCATTAGAAGAGAAAACAACAGATATTTATGGTGTACCTTTAAAAGAAATGATTGTACCGAAAGGAAATGAAAATATTCGTCCAGGTTATGCGATGAATCCGAAGTATATTACGATTCATGAGACAGATAATTACAGTGTTGGGGCAAATGCTAGAAACCATGCGCTATATTTATATAACCAAGCAACGGGAACGGAAGATCGTTCAGCGTCTTGGCATTTTACGGTAGACGATAAAGAGATTTATCAACACCTTCCATTAAACGAAAATGCTTGGCATGCAGGAGATGGAGCAGAAGGAACTGGAAATCGAGAATCAATTGCGATTGAAATTGCTGTAAACGAAGATGGTGATTATAATAAAGCTGTTGAAAATGCTCGTAAACTAGCAGCTTATTTAATGGGGGAATTAAATATCCCTTTAGAAAATGTGAAGAAGCATCAATTTTGGAGTGGTAAAAATTGTCCTGCTATTATGATTAAAAACAATGCGTGGGAACCATTCTTACAAGGAACAAAAGTTTATTATGATGCGAACCATAAAGATGATATAACGGGTGGCTGGTACGAAGCAGACATTCGTGAATTAGATAAACTTGGCATTATGGTTGGGGATGGAAAAGGTTCTTATTGGCCAGAACGTCTCGTAACACGTGGTGAATTTGCGAACTTCATTTCAAGATCATTGCAGTTGCCTGAAGGAACATCGAATTTTAATGATTTAAATACAGCACATCCATCGCTAATAGATGGTATTAATCGTGCAGCAAGTGCCGGAATAATAAGTGGTAGAGGAAATGGTATATTTGCTCCAAATGATACGATTAAACGAGATGAAGCTGTTATTATGATTGACCGTGCACTGCAATATAAAAAAATTAAAGGTAACTTAGCTCCGCTACCATTCTCGGATCAAGATTTAGCATATGATAAACAAGCTGTACAACGTGTTTATGGATTAGGTATTGTAAAAGGAAATGAAAATAATGAATTTATGCCGAAAGGTTCTGCAACGCGTGGGGAATCGGCAGCATTTATTAATAGAATGTTAAAAGTAATAGAAAGTAAATAA
- a CDS encoding nuclease-related domain-containing protein: MDYVLIGVILLLLAAVFVLFYKNKQLESESQQVEFEKKQAIETYENEIAATVTEHKEQQNTLKNMEQKKYSDLQISAARELENMRMMKNQLAVQHSKERSEMQEKHSNEIHMFQNLIANLREYTKNRAEVNTHETLHYMKRGFVEQGIILDNEFHIMPNVFMRNQHRGNEFRIHHLVLSKTGMYLLETKEWTGKLIHGLTKENASIYAFMIDEIGKYQQEIEKEETFEYITGEDSLTIQVKNEGNPVYRAKKLSHILYNCLKEMQVDIVKENVKPIVYFSNESGKEVLDLSEEKTPRLKDREQIVTFFRNEILTGKVIYTGQELEKLREIISRMNYRMN; the protein is encoded by the coding sequence ATGGATTATGTGCTAATAGGTGTGATTTTATTATTATTAGCTGCAGTATTCGTGCTGTTTTATAAAAATAAACAGTTAGAATCAGAGAGTCAGCAAGTAGAATTTGAAAAGAAACAAGCAATTGAAACGTATGAAAATGAAATTGCAGCCACGGTTACAGAGCATAAAGAACAACAAAATACATTAAAAAATATGGAACAGAAGAAATACAGTGATTTACAAATAAGTGCAGCTCGAGAACTTGAAAATATGCGTATGATGAAAAATCAATTAGCTGTACAGCATAGTAAAGAACGTAGTGAAATGCAAGAAAAACATAGTAATGAAATACATATGTTTCAAAATTTAATTGCAAATTTGCGAGAGTATACAAAAAATAGAGCTGAAGTGAATACACACGAAACATTACATTATATGAAGCGTGGCTTCGTAGAGCAAGGCATAATACTAGATAATGAATTTCATATTATGCCGAATGTTTTTATGAGAAATCAGCATAGAGGAAATGAATTTCGAATTCATCATCTTGTCTTAAGTAAAACGGGTATGTATCTACTTGAGACGAAAGAATGGACCGGGAAATTAATTCATGGCTTAACGAAAGAAAATGCTAGTATATATGCATTTATGATTGATGAAATTGGCAAGTATCAACAAGAGATAGAGAAAGAAGAGACGTTTGAATATATTACAGGTGAAGATTCATTAACGATACAAGTGAAAAATGAAGGGAATCCAGTATATAGAGCGAAGAAACTATCTCATATTCTATACAATTGTTTGAAAGAAATGCAAGTTGATATTGTAAAGGAAAACGTAAAACCGATTGTATATTTTTCTAATGAGAGTGGGAAAGAAGTGCTAGATCTTTCTGAAGAAAAAACGCCGAGATTAAAGGATAGAGAGCAAATTGTAACGTTTTTCAGAAATGAAATCTTAACGGGGAAAGTAATATATACAGGTCAAGAATTAGAAAAACTTCGAGAAATCATTAGTCGGATGAATTATAGAATGAATTAA
- a CDS encoding ABC transporter ATP-binding protein — protein sequence MAEKKRSDLSRLLSYMKPYKGLLSLAFIFLVGATVTEMMGPFLIKQFLDEHLVPRNFDQSALVTLFVVYIVAHLLKVLFTYLDLLYFQNIAFKIVQDMRVEVYEHVQKLSLSFFDRTPIGTLVSRITNDTEAIKDFYVSVLSTFVKNIVFLVGILVAMFLLNVKLALFSLVLIPIMFAIMVLYRRKSAAFYLEVRNQLSVLNAKLNESIQGMNIVQVFRQEKRMRREFEEVNNKHYSAGRRTLKLDALLLRPATDLVHIVAIALVLGLFGIDALKSPVEVGVLYAFVNYIHRFFQPVNEMMMKLSFFQQALVSSSRVFHLMDEKDLAPVQQGGGNPQVVNGDIEFKNVTFSYDGKRDVLKNVSFHVKQGQTVAFVGHTGSGKSTIMNLLMRFYNIKSGNIVIDGVDLEKFEEQEIRKKIGLVLQDAFLFAGNVKQNIRMYNEEITDEEVKEAAQFVQANTFIEKLPEQYETEVVERGAAFSSGQRQLIAFARTIATNPKILVLDEATANIDTETEDAIQTALQQMRKGRTTIAIAHRLSTIQDADQIFVMHNGEIVERGTHQELLSEQGLYYNMYLLQNKGSLQKAL from the coding sequence ATGGCTGAGAAAAAACGGAGTGATTTAAGTAGATTGCTTTCTTATATGAAACCATATAAAGGGTTGTTATCTTTAGCATTTATCTTTTTAGTTGGTGCAACTGTAACTGAAATGATGGGGCCTTTTTTAATTAAACAATTTCTTGATGAACATTTAGTACCACGTAACTTTGATCAATCAGCACTTGTTACTCTATTTGTAGTGTATATTGTTGCTCACTTATTAAAAGTATTATTTACTTATTTAGACTTATTATATTTTCAAAATATCGCTTTTAAAATTGTTCAAGATATGCGTGTTGAAGTATATGAGCATGTTCAAAAGTTGTCATTAAGTTTCTTTGATCGTACGCCGATTGGTACGCTCGTATCGCGCATAACGAATGATACGGAAGCAATTAAAGATTTTTATGTTAGTGTATTATCAACATTTGTTAAAAATATCGTGTTTTTAGTAGGTATTTTAGTAGCGATGTTTTTATTAAATGTAAAATTAGCGCTATTTTCTCTCGTATTAATTCCGATAATGTTTGCGATTATGGTGCTATATCGCCGGAAAAGTGCAGCTTTTTATTTAGAAGTGCGTAATCAATTAAGCGTGTTAAATGCAAAGTTAAACGAGTCCATTCAAGGGATGAATATTGTTCAAGTGTTTAGACAAGAAAAGCGTATGAGAAGAGAGTTTGAAGAAGTGAACAATAAACATTATAGTGCAGGGCGACGTACGTTAAAGTTAGATGCATTGCTTTTACGTCCAGCTACGGATTTAGTACATATTGTAGCGATTGCGTTAGTACTTGGTTTATTTGGAATTGATGCTTTGAAAAGTCCTGTTGAAGTAGGCGTTTTATATGCGTTTGTTAACTATATACATCGTTTCTTCCAGCCGGTAAATGAGATGATGATGAAGTTGTCATTTTTCCAACAAGCACTTGTTTCATCATCACGTGTATTTCATTTAATGGATGAGAAAGATTTAGCACCAGTTCAACAAGGGGGGGGAAATCCTCAAGTCGTTAATGGAGATATTGAATTTAAAAATGTTACTTTTTCTTATGATGGAAAACGTGATGTTTTAAAAAATGTATCTTTTCACGTGAAACAAGGGCAAACGGTTGCTTTCGTTGGGCATACTGGTAGCGGAAAAAGTACCATTATGAATTTGTTAATGCGATTTTATAATATTAAGTCCGGAAATATTGTAATAGACGGTGTAGATTTAGAGAAATTTGAAGAACAAGAAATTAGAAAGAAAATAGGACTCGTATTGCAAGATGCATTTTTATTTGCAGGAAATGTAAAACAAAATATTCGTATGTACAATGAAGAAATTACGGATGAAGAAGTAAAAGAAGCGGCACAATTTGTGCAAGCCAATACGTTTATTGAAAAATTACCAGAGCAGTATGAAACGGAAGTAGTAGAAAGAGGAGCTGCATTTTCTAGTGGTCAACGACAATTAATTGCTTTTGCTAGAACGATAGCAACGAATCCGAAAATATTAGTATTGGATGAAGCAACAGCTAATATTGATACAGAAACTGAAGATGCGATCCAAACAGCGTTACAGCAAATGCGAAAAGGAAGAACGACTATAGCCATTGCACACAGATTATCTACAATTCAAGATGCAGATCAAATTTTCGTTATGCATAATGGAGAGATAGTAGAAAGAGGAACACACCAAGAATTACTGAGTGAACAAGGATTGTATTATAATATGTATTTACTACAAAATAAAGGAAGTTTGCAAAAGGCCTTGTAG
- a CDS encoding DUF3903 domain-containing protein: MISKYVVECVFCEENRKPRQAIVTVPATTQLLAIEKVRMECKRRFGKALLLQTEIKEEIVFEQKES; this comes from the coding sequence ATGATTTCTAAATATGTTGTGGAATGTGTCTTTTGTGAAGAAAATCGAAAACCTCGTCAAGCTATCGTCACAGTTCCCGCCACTACTCAGCTACTAGCCATTGAAAAAGTGCGTATGGAATGTAAACGTCGTTTCGGAAAAGCTTTATTATTACAAACAGAAATTAAAGAAGAAATAGTTTTTGAACAAAAAGAAAGCTGA
- a CDS encoding NUDIX hydrolase, which translates to MERWIGAAAICVNERNEVLMVLQGQKGEEKRWSIPSGGLEKGETLEECCIREVWEETGYNVEIINKIYEKEGITYGIPVYVHYYFVEKVGGNMKIQDPDELIHEIAWKGIHEVETLSLAFPEDYELIYQYINKKASI; encoded by the coding sequence ATGGAGAGATGGATAGGTGCAGCAGCTATATGTGTAAATGAAAGAAATGAAGTCTTAATGGTATTGCAAGGACAAAAGGGAGAAGAAAAAAGGTGGTCTATCCCAAGTGGAGGACTTGAAAAAGGAGAAACATTAGAAGAATGTTGTATCCGAGAGGTTTGGGAAGAAACAGGCTACAATGTGGAAATTATAAATAAAATATATGAAAAAGAAGGTATTACATATGGAATTCCCGTGTATGTTCATTATTACTTTGTAGAAAAAGTAGGCGGTAATATGAAAATACAAGATCCTGATGAGTTAATACATGAAATTGCTTGGAAAGGAATACATGAAGTTGAAACATTATCATTAGCGTTTCCGGAGGATTACGAGTTAATATACCAATATATAAATAAAAAAGCAAGTATTTAA
- a CDS encoding ABC transporter ATP-binding protein, with the protein MTKEQSIVKVERLTKRIGSKTLVENISFEVKKGEVVGLLGPNGAGKTTLMRMMVGMIRMTEGEVWIDGQSVKQQFENTAAKIGAVIETPEFYPFLSGYENLTYFGRMNGNVTEERIDEVVKLLGMGQVIDRKVKAYSLGMRQRLGIAQALIHDPDVLILDEPTNGLDPSGIHEMRMYIKKIAHEQGKAVLVSSHLLSEVELMCDRVIIIQHGEYVATQNIQHNQSEEMETIRIRVDDANKAAEILEQDVLIKGNDLLINVKDEEIPNVIRTLLEKNIQVYRVYEERKTLEEQFLELTGGKDIV; encoded by the coding sequence ATGACAAAAGAACAATCAATTGTAAAAGTTGAGCGGTTAACGAAACGAATCGGTTCAAAGACACTTGTAGAAAATATTAGTTTCGAAGTTAAAAAAGGTGAAGTAGTTGGTTTGCTCGGACCAAATGGTGCTGGAAAAACGACTTTAATGAGAATGATGGTCGGCATGATTCGCATGACAGAGGGCGAAGTTTGGATTGACGGTCAATCTGTCAAACAGCAATTTGAAAATACTGCTGCGAAAATTGGAGCAGTAATTGAGACACCGGAATTTTATCCTTTTTTGAGCGGCTATGAAAATTTAACATATTTCGGACGAATGAATGGTAACGTGACAGAAGAACGTATCGATGAAGTAGTGAAATTGTTAGGGATGGGACAAGTAATTGATCGCAAAGTAAAAGCATATTCACTCGGCATGAGACAACGATTAGGAATTGCTCAAGCCCTTATTCACGATCCGGATGTATTGATATTAGATGAACCAACGAATGGATTAGATCCTAGTGGAATACATGAAATGAGAATGTACATAAAGAAAATTGCACATGAACAAGGGAAAGCGGTACTTGTATCTAGTCATTTACTTTCAGAAGTTGAATTAATGTGTGACAGAGTTATCATTATTCAGCACGGAGAATATGTGGCGACGCAAAATATTCAGCATAATCAAAGCGAAGAGATGGAGACAATTCGTATACGAGTAGATGATGCGAATAAAGCGGCAGAAATATTAGAACAAGATGTTTTAATAAAAGGTAATGATCTACTTATTAATGTAAAAGATGAAGAAATCCCAAATGTTATTCGTACATTGCTTGAGAAAAATATTCAAGTTTATCGTGTATATGAAGAAAGAAAAACGTTAGAAGAGCAATTTTTAGAATTAACAGGGGGAAAAGATATTGTTTAA